One window from the genome of Nitrospiraceae bacterium encodes:
- a CDS encoding GNAT family N-acetyltransferase, translated as MSSPVIIRRATMSDLNTIVSFNMALAKETENRALDCRILESGVEALLKDSAKGWYAVAEKSIHGDRLKVVGQILVTFEWSDWRNGNFWWLQSVYVHPEQRQQQIFRQLYEYVQSQAHLSQEQVCGCRLYVEEKNHPAHQAYAHLGFQETAYHMYEKEFSWASPSFP; from the coding sequence ATGTCATCCCCAGTGATAATCAGGCGGGCAACCATGTCTGATCTGAATACTATTGTAAGTTTTAACATGGCTTTAGCCAAGGAAACTGAAAATCGCGCATTAGATTGTCGGATTCTCGAGTCAGGTGTAGAGGCACTTCTCAAAGATTCTGCCAAGGGATGGTATGCAGTTGCAGAAAAGTCTATTCATGGTGACCGGCTCAAAGTAGTTGGGCAAATACTGGTCACCTTTGAGTGGAGTGATTGGCGAAACGGGAATTTTTGGTGGCTTCAAAGTGTGTATGTGCATCCAGAACAGCGTCAACAGCAAATCTTTCGGCAGCTTTATGAGTATGTGCAAAGCCAAGCCCATTTGAGCCAGGAACAGGTTTGTGGATGTCGCCTTTATGTAGAAGAGAAAAATCATCCGGCTCACCAGGCCTATGCCCATCTCGGATTTCAAGAAACCGCCTACCATATGTATGAGAAAGAGTTTTCCTGGGCATCCCCGTCCTTTCCATAA
- a CDS encoding DUF502 domain-containing protein, producing MHTLSDHTFKRYLLTGLFLIIPAWGTLLILYTLLEALEHMTVDIVWALYGVRIPGSGITFFCLLVLWVGMGATHLLGQQIHRKLEDSLERIPFVRSIYYTLKSMADVLKFRDRFGQSKVVAFPFPRDGLWALGFDMGVPPPRLQVSPDGPLMMVFVPTAIHPFTGYLAFVPEESVNRIQLRPEEAMKMEFSAGLYRPRPGWLSPAHVPTRDS from the coding sequence ATGCACACCCTTTCTGATCATACTTTCAAACGGTATCTCCTGACTGGGCTATTTCTTATTATTCCAGCCTGGGGAACCTTATTAATCCTCTATACGCTACTCGAAGCCTTAGAGCATATGACGGTAGACATTGTGTGGGCGTTATATGGTGTGAGGATTCCCGGTTCAGGGATCACATTTTTTTGCCTTCTTGTCCTCTGGGTGGGCATGGGAGCGACACATTTACTTGGCCAGCAGATTCATCGAAAATTGGAAGATTCTTTGGAGCGTATTCCCTTTGTGCGTAGTATTTATTACACCCTTAAAAGTATGGCGGATGTCCTCAAGTTCCGCGATCGATTTGGTCAAAGCAAGGTCGTCGCATTTCCGTTTCCACGTGACGGGCTTTGGGCATTAGGTTTTGACATGGGAGTACCTCCACCTAGGCTACAAGTATCCCCTGACGGACCTCTAATGATGGTCTTTGTTCCGACAGCCATTCATCCGTTTACCGGCTATCTGGCCTTTGTCCCAGAAGAAAGTGTGAATCGAATTCAGTTACGACCAGAGGAGGCAATGAAAATGGAGTTTTCTGCCGGACTCTACCGCCCCCGACCGGGATGGTTGTCACCAGCACATGTTCCGACGAGGGATAGTTGA
- a CDS encoding nitrate oxidoreductase subunit beta, translating to MPEVYNWQLGRKMLYPYEERHPKWQFAFVFNINRCLACQTCSMADKSTWLFSKGQEYMWWNNVETKPYGGYPQFYDVKITQLIEQVNPGGQVWNVRVGRKHHAPYGVFEGMTIFDAGAKIGQAAIGYIPTDQEWRFVNIYEDTATSMRAIVEGVDKTGFTKEEPWKMQGSSLPEHETYFFYLQRICNHCTYPGCLAACPRKAIYKRPEDGIVLIDQNRCRGYKKCVEQCPFKKPMYRGTTRVSEKCIACYPRVEGKDPLTGGEPMETRCMAACVGKIRLQGLVKVGDDGLWAEDRWNPLYYAIRVEQVALPLYPQWGTEPNGYYIPPRQAPRGYIRQMFGPGVDNAIEKYLVPSRELLAVLQLWRASQQIIFRYDVIPGPKVFETQIHGRKFEMYNDTVLGFNKSGKEAVRQQVEEPIYIRPAERVNWL from the coding sequence ATGCCTGAAGTGTATAACTGGCAGTTAGGACGAAAGATGCTGTATCCGTATGAGGAGCGGCATCCGAAATGGCAGTTCGCGTTTGTCTTTAACATCAACCGGTGTTTGGCGTGTCAAACCTGTTCGATGGCGGACAAGTCGACGTGGCTGTTCAGCAAAGGGCAGGAATACATGTGGTGGAACAATGTGGAGACGAAGCCGTACGGGGGCTATCCGCAGTTCTACGATGTGAAGATCACGCAGTTGATTGAGCAGGTCAATCCGGGCGGGCAGGTGTGGAACGTGCGGGTGGGCCGCAAACACCATGCGCCGTATGGGGTGTTTGAAGGGATGACGATCTTTGATGCGGGCGCCAAGATCGGGCAGGCGGCCATTGGCTACATCCCGACCGACCAGGAATGGCGGTTTGTGAATATTTATGAAGATACGGCCACCTCGATGCGGGCGATTGTGGAAGGGGTGGACAAGACGGGGTTTACGAAAGAAGAGCCGTGGAAAATGCAAGGCAGCAGCTTGCCGGAGCATGAGACGTACTTCTTCTATCTGCAACGCATCTGTAACCACTGTACGTATCCGGGGTGTCTGGCGGCGTGTCCGCGGAAGGCCATCTACAAGCGGCCGGAAGACGGGATTGTGTTGATCGACCAGAACCGGTGCCGGGGGTACAAGAAGTGTGTGGAGCAATGCCCGTTTAAAAAGCCGATGTACCGGGGCACGACGCGGGTGAGTGAGAAGTGTATCGCGTGCTATCCGCGGGTGGAAGGCAAAGACCCCTTAACGGGGGGCGAGCCGATGGAGACGCGGTGTATGGCGGCGTGCGTGGGGAAAATCCGGCTGCAAGGGTTGGTGAAGGTGGGCGATGACGGGCTCTGGGCGGAAGATCGCTGGAATCCGTTGTACTATGCCATTCGGGTGGAACAAGTGGCGTTGCCGTTGTATCCGCAATGGGGCACGGAACCCAACGGGTATTACATCCCCCCGCGGCAGGCACCGCGGGGCTACATCCGGCAGATGTTCGGGCCGGGGGTGGATAATGCGATTGAGAAGTATCTGGTGCCGAGCCGGGAGTTGTTGGCGGTGCTGCAGTTGTGGCGGGCGAGCCAGCAGATCATCTTCCGGTATGACGTGATTCCGGGGCCGAAAGTGTTTGAAACCCAGATCCATGGACGGAAGTTTGAGATGTACAACGACACGGTGTTGGGCTTCAACAAGTCGGGCAAGGAAGCGGTGCGGCAGCAAGTGGAAGAGCCGATTTACATCCGCCCGGCGGAGCGGGTGAACTGGCTGTAA
- a CDS encoding molybdopterin-dependent oxidoreductase, giving the protein MFLSRRQFLKVSAGTVAAVALADKALALTALQPVIEVGNPLGEYPDRSWERVYHDQYRYDSSFTWCCSPNDTHACRIRAFVRNGVVMRVEQNYDHQTYEDLYGNRGTFAHNPRMCLKGYTMHRRVYGPYRLKGPLMRRGWKAWMDDGSPEFTPAIMSKYKFNARYLDDMLRVSWDTAFTYLAKAMIIIAERYSGEAGARRLREQGYPPEMIEMTKGSAIRSFKFRAGMPILGLIGKMGITRMNGGCGALLDTYIRKVQPDQAQGGRYWSNYTWHGDQNPAHPFWNGVQASDVDMNDMRFSKLNTSWGKNFVENKMPEAHWKLESIERGARLVVITPEYNPTAYRADYWMPVRPATDGALFLGALKIIFDENMYDYDFCQSYTDMPILVRTDTLQYLDPREVIKDYAFPDFANSYSGKVQTMKPDVIARLGGFMVWDLNKNQAVPLHRELVGWHYRKSGIDSALTGTYRVTLLSGREVDVMPIFQMYQVHLQDYDLDTVHQINRCPKDLIVRWARDSGTIKPAAIHNGEGTNHYFHQTIIARGAAMVLIVTGNVGKFGTGQHTWAGNYKAGIWNATPWGGGGLGTHTGENPFKITTDPNAHGKEIHVKGYYYGEEVAYWNHGDTALIVNTPKYGRRVFTGKTHMPTPSKFRWVANVNVLNNAKHHYDMVKNVDPHIETLVNQDVEMTSDVNHNDVSFAVNTWMEFTYPEHTATVSNPWFQVWKGGIRPLYDTRNDLDTVAGVAAKLSEMTGDGRFRDYFKFVYDNRVDVYLQRILDASTTAYGYNADVMLKSEKGWMVMCRTYPRHPFWEETNESKPQWTRTGRYENYRVEPEAIEYGENFISHREGTEATPYLPNAIMSSNPYVRPDDYGIPITAQHHDDKTVRNIKLPWQEIKRYSNPLWEKGYQFYCVTPKTRHRVHSQWSVNDWVQMYESNFGDAYRMDKRTPGVGEHQIHINPQAAKDRGINDGDYVFVDGNPVDRPYRGWKPSDPYYKVARLMIRAKYNPAYPYHVTMAKHAPYVSTAKSVKGHETRPDGRAIALDTGYQSNFRYGAQQSFTRDWLMPMQQLDSLPGKHAVGWKFKFGYQVDNHAVNTVPKECLIRITKAEDGGIGGRGPWEPVRTGFTPGQENEFMIKWLKGDHIKIKV; this is encoded by the coding sequence ATGTTTCTTTCTAGACGGCAATTCTTGAAAGTTTCAGCGGGAACAGTCGCAGCAGTGGCTCTGGCCGATAAGGCCTTGGCCTTAACGGCATTACAGCCAGTTATCGAAGTGGGAAATCCTCTCGGGGAATATCCGGACCGCTCATGGGAGCGTGTTTATCACGATCAATACCGGTATGACAGTTCCTTCACGTGGTGTTGTTCTCCGAATGACACGCATGCTTGCCGTATCCGGGCATTTGTCCGGAACGGGGTCGTGATGCGCGTAGAGCAAAATTACGATCATCAAACCTATGAAGATCTCTACGGCAACCGTGGGACGTTTGCGCATAATCCGCGGATGTGTTTGAAGGGCTATACGATGCATCGGCGTGTGTATGGACCGTACCGCCTGAAGGGTCCCTTGATGCGGCGGGGCTGGAAAGCCTGGATGGATGACGGGAGTCCAGAATTCACTCCGGCCATCATGAGCAAATATAAATTTAACGCTCGCTACTTGGATGATATGTTGCGGGTCTCCTGGGATACCGCATTTACCTATTTAGCGAAAGCTATGATCATCATTGCGGAGCGGTATAGCGGAGAAGCGGGTGCTCGGAGATTACGGGAACAGGGATATCCGCCGGAGATGATCGAAATGACCAAAGGGTCAGCTATTCGGTCATTTAAATTCAGAGCCGGAATGCCAATTTTGGGTTTGATTGGGAAAATGGGCATTACCCGGATGAATGGAGGTTGCGGGGCATTGTTGGACACCTATATCAGAAAAGTTCAGCCGGATCAGGCTCAAGGGGGTCGGTACTGGTCGAATTATACCTGGCACGGTGACCAAAACCCTGCTCATCCTTTCTGGAATGGTGTCCAGGCTTCAGATGTCGACATGAACGACATGCGGTTTTCGAAATTGAACACGAGTTGGGGTAAGAACTTCGTGGAAAATAAGATGCCGGAAGCGCATTGGAAGCTGGAGAGTATTGAGCGGGGAGCCCGGCTGGTGGTTATCACTCCGGAATACAACCCCACAGCCTATAGGGCTGACTATTGGATGCCTGTACGACCAGCGACTGATGGAGCTTTATTTCTGGGTGCATTAAAAATCATTTTTGACGAGAACATGTACGATTATGATTTCTGTCAATCGTATACGGACATGCCAATTTTGGTTCGAACGGATACCCTCCAATACCTGGATCCCCGGGAAGTGATTAAGGATTATGCGTTCCCGGATTTTGCCAATTCGTATTCAGGCAAAGTGCAAACTATGAAGCCTGATGTCATTGCGCGTTTGGGCGGATTTATGGTGTGGGATCTGAATAAGAACCAAGCCGTGCCCCTTCATCGGGAATTGGTGGGCTGGCATTATCGGAAGAGCGGGATTGATTCGGCCTTGACGGGGACCTACCGTGTGACCCTACTCAGTGGCCGTGAAGTGGACGTTATGCCGATTTTCCAAATGTATCAAGTCCATCTGCAGGACTATGATTTGGATACCGTCCATCAAATCAACCGGTGTCCGAAGGACTTGATTGTGCGTTGGGCGCGGGATTCAGGGACGATTAAACCGGCGGCCATTCACAACGGTGAAGGGACGAACCATTACTTCCATCAAACCATCATTGCCCGCGGCGCGGCGATGGTCTTGATTGTGACGGGCAACGTCGGGAAGTTTGGGACTGGCCAACATACTTGGGCGGGTAACTATAAGGCCGGAATTTGGAATGCCACCCCCTGGGGCGGCGGCGGTTTAGGAACCCATACCGGAGAAAATCCGTTTAAAATTACCACGGATCCGAATGCCCATGGCAAAGAAATTCATGTCAAAGGGTACTATTACGGAGAAGAGGTGGCCTATTGGAACCACGGCGATACGGCGTTGATTGTGAATACGCCAAAGTATGGTCGTCGGGTGTTTACGGGGAAAACGCACATGCCAACCCCAAGTAAATTCCGGTGGGTAGCCAACGTAAACGTGTTGAACAACGCCAAGCACCATTATGACATGGTGAAAAACGTTGATCCGCACATTGAAACGTTGGTCAATCAGGATGTGGAGATGACGTCGGATGTCAATCACAATGACGTATCGTTTGCCGTCAATACCTGGATGGAGTTTACCTATCCTGAGCATACGGCGACGGTGTCGAATCCGTGGTTCCAAGTATGGAAGGGTGGAATCAGACCATTGTATGACACCCGGAACGATTTGGATACGGTGGCGGGCGTTGCGGCCAAACTCAGCGAAATGACGGGTGATGGCCGGTTCCGCGATTACTTCAAGTTTGTGTATGACAATCGTGTGGATGTGTACTTGCAACGAATTTTGGATGCCAGTACCACCGCATATGGCTACAACGCGGATGTGATGTTGAAATCGGAAAAGGGCTGGATGGTCATGTGTCGGACATATCCTCGCCATCCTTTCTGGGAAGAGACCAACGAGTCGAAGCCTCAGTGGACGCGAACAGGCCGGTATGAGAATTACCGGGTGGAGCCGGAGGCCATTGAGTATGGGGAAAACTTCATTTCGCATCGGGAAGGGACGGAGGCCACTCCTTACTTGCCCAATGCGATTATGTCGTCCAATCCGTACGTCAGGCCGGATGACTATGGGATTCCGATCACGGCGCAACATCATGATGATAAAACCGTCCGGAACATCAAGTTGCCGTGGCAGGAGATCAAGCGGTACTCCAACCCGCTCTGGGAGAAGGGGTATCAGTTCTATTGTGTGACGCCGAAGACCCGGCATCGGGTGCATAGTCAATGGTCGGTGAACGATTGGGTGCAGATGTATGAATCCAACTTCGGCGATGCCTATCGAATGGATAAGCGGACACCGGGGGTGGGTGAACATCAAATTCATATCAATCCGCAAGCGGCAAAAGATCGTGGGATCAATGACGGGGATTATGTCTTCGTCGATGGTAACCCGGTGGACCGGCCGTATCGTGGCTGGAAGCCCAGCGACCCCTATTACAAGGTGGCGCGGTTGATGATCCGGGCGAAGTACAACCCGGCCTATCCCTACCATGTCACGATGGCCAAACATGCGCCGTATGTGTCGACGGCGAAATCGGTGAAGGGGCATGAAACCCGGCCGGATGGACGGGCGATTGCGCTGGATACCGGGTATCAATCGAATTTCCGGTATGGGGCGCAACAGTCCTTTACCCGTGACTGGTTAATGCCCATGCAGCAGTTAGATTCGCTGCCTGGCAAACATGCTGTCGGTTGGAAGTTCAAATTTGGCTATCAAGTGGACAATCATGCGGTCAATACAGTGCCGAAGGAATGTCTGATCCGTATTACCAAGGCGGAAGACGGCGGCATCGGTGGTCGGGGACCGTGGGAACCGGTTCGAACCGGGTTCACTCCAGGCCAGGAGAATGAGTTCATGATCAAATGGCTGAAGGGTGACCATATTAAGATTAAGGTGTAG
- a CDS encoding endonuclease III encodes MNEDDNLVFLRLVKKAIRPFPTPILSQLAEQGSAPFKILIACVLSLRTRDQVMAEASKRLFAISSDPFLMAKMQVKNIEKAIFPVAFFRIKAKQIKAISQKICKDFHGETPGTIDALLSLPGVGRKTANLVVTLAYNMPGICVDTHVHRICNRWGYVFTTDPDGTEKALREKLPRRWWIPLNGMLVAFGQNICRPVSPRCSVCVLSQYCPKNAVFSTN; translated from the coding sequence ATGAATGAGGATGACAATCTTGTCTTCCTCCGCTTGGTTAAGAAGGCCATAAGGCCGTTTCCTACCCCAATCCTTAGTCAACTTGCCGAACAAGGCAGTGCTCCTTTTAAAATTTTGATTGCCTGTGTTTTGAGCTTGCGAACCCGTGATCAAGTGATGGCAGAGGCTAGTAAAAGGTTATTTGCAATTTCTTCGGATCCGTTTTTAATGGCAAAAATGCAGGTAAAAAACATAGAAAAAGCCATTTTTCCTGTGGCTTTTTTTCGCATAAAAGCCAAGCAAATTAAGGCCATAAGTCAAAAAATTTGTAAGGATTTTCACGGGGAAACTCCTGGTACCATTGATGCCCTGTTATCATTGCCAGGTGTTGGCCGTAAAACGGCTAATTTGGTTGTTACATTAGCCTATAATATGCCTGGAATATGCGTAGATACGCATGTCCATCGAATTTGCAATCGATGGGGTTATGTCTTTACCACCGATCCCGATGGAACAGAAAAAGCGCTTCGGGAAAAGCTTCCACGAAGGTGGTGGATTCCTCTCAATGGAATGTTGGTCGCATTTGGTCAAAATATATGCAGGCCGGTTTCGCCTAGGTGCAGTGTTTGTGTTCTAAGTCAATATTGTCCCAAAAATGCTGTTTTTTCTACCAATTAA
- a CDS encoding 30S ribosomal protein S21 yields the protein MEVRVINNNVEKALKVAKKKLAAEGLFRELKRRRFYEKPSVKKKGKEREAARRRQKWLSKNRMF from the coding sequence GTGGAAGTACGAGTTATCAATAACAACGTAGAAAAAGCATTGAAAGTCGCTAAGAAAAAGTTAGCCGCAGAGGGTTTGTTTCGTGAATTAAAACGTCGCAGATTTTATGAAAAACCTAGCGTTAAGAAAAAGGGTAAAGAGCGTGAAGCCGCCAGGCGTCGCCAAAAATGGCTTTCAAAGAATAGAATGTTTTAG
- a CDS encoding NAD(P)(+) transhydrogenase (Re/Si-specific) subunit beta, whose amino-acid sequence MYDFIINFSYLVASVLFIFGLKGLTHPRTAVRGNVLGACGMLLAVVVTLTDRHIVSYEYIILGMVVGGAIGAVLAMRIEMTSMPEMVALLNGFGGAASIFVAGAALIEGSSLTDSPIIQLTIATAASGLIGAVTFWGSLVAFGKLKGLISENAILFSGQQVINSILALLVLGLSIGVVLSPDSFSLYWVLVGVASVLGILLVLPIGGADMPVVVALLNSYSGLAAAATGFVLSNNVLIITGSLVGASGIILTHIMCKAMNRSLTNVLFGVMGPSGEGGQTADEVYGGKVKSASPEEVALLFDAARRVVIVPGYGMAVSQAQHPVASLAALLESRGTTVEYGIHPVAGRMPGHMNVLMAEADVPYDALKDMDEVNQTIDQVDVVLVIGANDVVNPLARTDPSSPIAGMPIIDVDKAKTIVIIKRSLSPGFAGIPNPLFALDNSLMLFGDGKKMVLDIIAALKDS is encoded by the coding sequence ATGTACGATTTTATTATAAATTTTTCTTACCTCGTTGCGTCCGTCCTGTTCATTTTTGGCTTGAAGGGGCTTACCCATCCTCGAACGGCAGTTCGCGGGAATGTCCTGGGTGCCTGTGGAATGCTGCTGGCCGTGGTCGTAACCCTCACTGACCGGCACATTGTCAGTTATGAGTACATTATATTGGGAATGGTAGTGGGTGGTGCCATTGGCGCGGTGTTGGCGATGCGCATAGAGATGACCTCTATGCCAGAGATGGTCGCTCTTTTGAATGGATTTGGTGGCGCTGCCTCAATTTTTGTGGCGGGGGCCGCTTTGATTGAAGGCTCTTCGTTAACGGATTCACCGATTATTCAATTAACGATTGCCACAGCTGCCTCAGGATTAATCGGGGCCGTAACGTTTTGGGGCAGCTTGGTGGCCTTTGGGAAGCTGAAGGGGCTGATTTCCGAAAATGCGATTTTGTTTTCAGGTCAACAAGTGATTAATTCTATCTTGGCCCTATTGGTGCTGGGGTTAAGTATTGGGGTGGTTTTAAGTCCTGATAGCTTCTCGCTGTATTGGGTGTTGGTTGGGGTGGCATCTGTATTAGGCATTTTGCTAGTGCTTCCTATTGGTGGGGCGGATATGCCTGTGGTGGTGGCATTATTAAATTCCTATTCGGGGTTAGCTGCCGCGGCAACAGGTTTTGTGCTTTCCAATAATGTTCTCATCATCACCGGTTCATTGGTAGGTGCGTCCGGGATTATTTTGACCCACATTATGTGTAAAGCCATGAACCGTTCGTTAACCAATGTCTTGTTTGGAGTAATGGGGCCTTCAGGTGAGGGTGGCCAAACTGCAGATGAAGTGTATGGAGGAAAAGTTAAGTCGGCTTCTCCCGAGGAAGTTGCTTTGCTGTTTGATGCGGCGCGACGAGTGGTAATTGTTCCTGGCTATGGGATGGCGGTATCGCAAGCGCAGCATCCGGTCGCAAGCTTGGCTGCTCTTCTGGAGAGTCGTGGGACCACCGTGGAATATGGTATCCATCCTGTGGCAGGAAGAATGCCAGGCCACATGAATGTCCTTATGGCTGAGGCTGACGTTCCCTATGATGCCCTGAAGGATATGGATGAGGTCAACCAAACCATTGATCAGGTGGATGTTGTCTTAGTTATTGGTGCAAACGACGTGGTGAACCCATTGGCCAGAACTGATCCAAGTAGTCCAATTGCGGGAATGCCAATCATTGATGTCGATAAGGCAAAAACTATTGTGATAATAAAACGCAGTTTAAGTCCTGGTTTTGCCGGAATTCCAAACCCATTATTTGCCTTAGATAACTCATTGATGTTATTTGGAGATGGCAAAAAGATGGTATTGGATATTATTGCCGCATTAAAAGATTCATAG
- a CDS encoding NAD(P) transhydrogenase subunit alpha: MEMFLMSFTVFVLAIFVGFEVITKIPPTLHTPLMSGSNAISGITLVGAIVSTGTELWVTTVLGFLSVVLATINVIGGFMVTNRMLAMFKKKT; this comes from the coding sequence ATGGAAATGTTTCTCATGTCCTTTACGGTTTTTGTCCTCGCGATCTTCGTGGGTTTCGAGGTCATCACGAAGATACCGCCCACTCTTCATACTCCTTTGATGTCAGGTTCTAACGCCATTTCTGGTATCACCTTAGTGGGGGCCATTGTTTCTACAGGAACGGAGTTGTGGGTTACCACGGTTCTGGGGTTTCTTTCTGTGGTCTTGGCGACCATTAATGTGATTGGTGGATTTATGGTAACGAACCGAATGTTAGCCATGTTCAAAAAGAAGACGTAA
- a CDS encoding NAD(P) transhydrogenase subunit alpha has product MIVGVLRETYPGEHRVALVPAVLPSLKKGGMDVMVESKAGDQAGYPDSAYVEKGATIASSRAQVFEKADCVVQVRLLGANLTEGQADLAGFRKGQMLIGMAEALTAPQSVQDLASREVVAFALELMPRITRAQSMDILSSMGTVAGYKAVLIAASSLPKMFPMLMTAAGTVTPAKVLIIGAGVAGLQAISVAKRLGAAVEAYDIRPAVKEQILSLGAKFVELPLETGAAEDKGGYAKAQDETFYKKQRELLGKVIATSDVVISTAAVPGKKAPILITADMVGAMAPGSVIVDLAAERGGNCELTKPGHTIVMHGVTIHGPENLSSTVPFHASQMYAKNVATFLLHLVKKGEIQIDMNDEITKETMLTRNGEVVQPRIREVLGLPA; this is encoded by the coding sequence ATGATTGTTGGCGTCCTTCGAGAAACGTATCCTGGTGAACACCGAGTAGCTCTAGTTCCAGCTGTACTTCCCTCGCTGAAAAAAGGGGGAATGGACGTCATGGTTGAATCCAAGGCTGGAGACCAAGCGGGCTATCCTGACTCTGCCTATGTTGAAAAAGGGGCAACAATTGCCTCTTCTCGGGCACAGGTGTTCGAAAAGGCTGATTGCGTTGTTCAAGTGCGGTTGTTAGGAGCCAACCTTACCGAAGGTCAGGCAGACTTAGCAGGTTTTCGCAAAGGGCAGATGCTGATTGGGATGGCCGAAGCCTTGACCGCCCCGCAATCGGTTCAAGACCTTGCTTCTCGTGAGGTCGTGGCCTTTGCTTTAGAATTGATGCCTCGCATTACCCGAGCCCAAAGTATGGACATTCTTTCCTCCATGGGCACAGTGGCTGGTTACAAAGCGGTACTGATTGCCGCTAGTTCTCTGCCAAAAATGTTTCCCATGCTCATGACAGCGGCCGGAACAGTCACGCCTGCGAAGGTCTTAATCATTGGCGCTGGGGTTGCAGGATTGCAAGCCATTTCTGTGGCTAAGCGGTTAGGGGCTGCGGTTGAGGCGTATGATATTCGCCCTGCGGTCAAAGAGCAGATTTTAAGTTTAGGCGCCAAGTTTGTTGAGCTGCCACTGGAGACAGGTGCTGCAGAAGATAAAGGGGGGTATGCAAAAGCCCAAGATGAAACCTTTTACAAGAAGCAGCGGGAGTTATTAGGGAAAGTAATCGCCACTAGTGATGTAGTGATTTCCACGGCGGCTGTGCCTGGGAAGAAAGCACCGATTCTTATTACGGCTGATATGGTTGGGGCTATGGCTCCAGGGTCAGTGATTGTAGATCTGGCTGCAGAACGGGGCGGAAACTGTGAGCTAACTAAACCTGGCCATACAATTGTAATGCATGGTGTGACTATTCATGGTCCTGAAAACCTGTCTTCAACCGTACCGTTTCATGCCAGTCAAATGTATGCCAAAAATGTAGCGACCTTTCTCCTCCATTTAGTGAAAAAAGGGGAAATTCAAATTGATATGAACGACGAAATTACAAAAGAAACCATGTTGACGCGAAATGGGGAAGTTGTTCAGCCGCGCATTCGGGAAGTATTGGGACTTCCGGCTTAA
- a CDS encoding alkaline phosphatase — translation MSTSQLRPQQHRPGTLIRCVFLAWSVAWLSLIGGTGSIAFAAQAEHIILVVLEGIKSSSIQNGGTPNLAQLAKDGAVTWSAQSITPPLTVPAMASLLTGLQVEKHRVTAAWETYDFARSFMRSPTVFDYMDLAGGKDTGVFLMDERLYQLVRPEIYVDSQVCGYTKPQCTPERASAYIKDFLKKVTSEKGYGFRLFGVPNLLLVHLPSAVKVGQKYGWDSEKYSATLLSIDTSVEQIIQTYKELGVLDKTMVIITGLNSGPLSPPTGKEGKTVSTSLTTPELDATIPWIAWGANIKQNHPISQSVSLLDTGATIMYALGLETHTEWDSHPIGDIFQTVPERRTTDNEPQKKQ, via the coding sequence ATGAGTACTTCCCAACTACGTCCTCAACAACATCGTCCTGGTACACTCATTCGTTGTGTTTTCCTAGCATGGAGTGTGGCCTGGCTTTCCCTAATCGGAGGAACAGGCTCGATTGCTTTCGCCGCACAAGCCGAACACATTATTCTTGTCGTGCTGGAAGGGATCAAATCATCATCCATCCAAAACGGCGGGACTCCTAACCTGGCTCAGTTAGCCAAGGATGGGGCTGTGACCTGGTCCGCTCAATCCATTACCCCTCCTCTCACCGTTCCGGCAATGGCCTCTTTGCTCACCGGCCTTCAAGTTGAGAAACATCGGGTGACCGCCGCATGGGAAACATACGATTTTGCGCGTTCATTTATGCGATCACCCACGGTTTTTGACTACATGGATCTGGCTGGTGGAAAAGATACGGGCGTCTTCCTTATGGATGAACGACTTTATCAATTAGTTCGACCGGAAATTTACGTCGACTCCCAAGTCTGCGGCTACACCAAACCACAGTGTACGCCAGAAAGAGCGTCGGCATACATCAAAGACTTCTTAAAAAAAGTTACCAGTGAGAAAGGCTATGGCTTCCGGCTTTTTGGAGTACCAAACCTCCTATTAGTACATCTGCCTTCGGCGGTGAAGGTCGGACAGAAATATGGATGGGATTCGGAAAAATATTCCGCTACCCTATTATCTATTGATACCTCTGTGGAACAAATCATCCAAACGTATAAAGAGCTTGGCGTTTTGGACAAAACCATGGTGATTATTACTGGCCTGAATAGCGGACCTCTTTCTCCCCCGACAGGAAAAGAAGGCAAAACAGTCTCGACAAGCCTTACAACTCCTGAGCTAGATGCCACCATTCCCTGGATTGCCTGGGGCGCGAATATTAAACAAAATCATCCCATCTCCCAATCGGTCTCTTTATTAGATACCGGAGCAACTATTATGTATGCCCTCGGGCTTGAAACACATACTGAATGGGACAGCCACCCGATTGGTGATATTTTCCAAACTGTTCCAGAAAGACGGACCACCGACAATGAACCACAAAAAAAACAATGA